From a single Rickettsia endosymbiont of Cantharis rufa genomic region:
- the tlc4 gene encoding NTP/NDP exchange transporter Tlc4, whose protein sequence is MTINPANIENPPSKINIYLSKLTDYIWPIKRHEVSKFLFITLLMFCILFIQNLIRALKDSIVTTMIGAETISFLKFWGVMPSAFLVTTIYVKLVNSMKAENIFYLVISIFLAFFALFAYVIFPNHEILHLSPVTVQNLTISLPNLKWFIFLLSKWSFSLFYIIAELWPNVVFALLFWQFVNNITTVEESKRFYPLFGLLSQTGIYLAGQFLENLSNINEYVTNKFSLQSSFHTLSIQIILTIVLILGIIAIKTFWLLNHKILDKEHMALLKFKAKKKSMTIVESFQMILSSRHIRLIATLLICYGIAINLVEGPWKAAATKIYKTPTEYAAFIGSYLSYTGAFTILFVVLGSNIVRRLGWFTAAVITPLIVFVTGILFFAVNNFEGFAGLIIANFILTDPALIAITIGAIQNVLSKSSKYTLFDSTKEMAYVPLDPEIKIKGKAAADVIGTKLGKSGSAFLQSLVFIILPSASYQSISVCLMILFIITCIIWLWATKELNKEYKISQ, encoded by the coding sequence ATGACGATTAACCCAGCTAATATAGAAAATCCTCCCTCTAAAATCAATATATATCTTTCCAAACTTACCGATTACATTTGGCCCATAAAACGTCACGAAGTTTCTAAATTTTTATTCATCACCTTATTAATGTTCTGTATTTTATTTATCCAAAATTTAATCAGAGCTTTAAAAGATAGTATTGTTACTACTATGATCGGTGCCGAGACTATTTCATTTTTGAAATTTTGGGGAGTGATGCCATCTGCTTTCTTAGTGACTACTATCTATGTAAAGCTTGTTAATAGTATGAAAGCAGAAAATATATTTTATCTTGTTATATCAATTTTTTTGGCATTCTTTGCTTTATTTGCTTATGTTATTTTCCCAAACCATGAAATATTGCATTTAAGCCCTGTAACTGTTCAAAATTTAACGATAAGTTTACCTAATTTAAAATGGTTTATATTTCTTTTATCGAAATGGAGTTTTTCGTTATTTTACATAATAGCCGAATTATGGCCAAATGTAGTTTTTGCATTACTTTTTTGGCAATTTGTTAATAATATTACTACAGTAGAGGAATCTAAAAGATTTTATCCGTTATTTGGATTACTAAGCCAAACAGGTATTTATTTAGCAGGACAATTTTTAGAAAATCTAAGTAATATTAATGAGTATGTAACTAATAAATTCTCATTGCAATCGTCTTTTCACACGCTTTCTATACAAATTATACTAACTATAGTATTAATTTTAGGCATCATCGCTATTAAAACTTTTTGGCTACTTAATCATAAAATACTAGACAAAGAGCATATGGCATTACTCAAATTTAAAGCAAAGAAAAAATCAATGACTATTGTCGAAAGTTTTCAAATGATTCTATCGTCAAGACATATTAGATTAATTGCAACTTTACTTATTTGTTACGGTATTGCTATAAACTTAGTAGAAGGTCCTTGGAAAGCGGCAGCTACCAAAATTTATAAAACTCCAACTGAATATGCGGCGTTTATAGGAAGTTATTTGAGTTATACCGGAGCATTTACCATTTTATTCGTCGTACTTGGTTCAAATATAGTTAGAAGACTCGGCTGGTTTACGGCAGCTGTTATCACACCTTTAATAGTTTTTGTTACTGGTATATTATTTTTTGCCGTTAATAATTTTGAAGGATTTGCAGGTTTAATAATAGCAAATTTCATTCTAACAGATCCTGCTTTAATTGCTATAACTATTGGCGCTATTCAAAACGTGCTTAGTAAATCAAGCAAATACACCTTATTTGATTCAACAAAAGAAATGGCTTATGTCCCTTTAGACCCGGAAATAAAAATAAAAGGTAAAGCAGCGGCTGATGTAATCGGTACAAAACTTGGTAAATCAGGTAGTGCATTTTTACAATCATTAGTATTTATAATATTACCTTCTGCTAGCTACCAATCTATCTCTGTTTGCTTGATGATTTTATTCATAATTACTTGTATAATTTGGCTTTGGGCAACCAAAGAACTCAACAAAGAATATAAAATTTCTCAATAA
- the truB gene encoding tRNA pseudouridine(55) synthase TruB: protein MSNYWLNLYKPRGVSSAKLVSIVKKILGKVRIGHAGTLDVEAEGVLPLAVGEATKLIQLLIDAKKAYIFTVKFGVQTDSGDYAGTVIATKDYIPSQEEAYAVCSKFIGSITQIPPTFSALKVNGVRAYKLARAGKEVELRPRNITIYDLKCLNFDEKNATATYSVECSKGTYIRTLAEDLALSLQSLGFVIELRRTQVGIFKEENAIHIISPEEITKEFLGTKSIKIEAILDDILVLDATDSQAQQIKYGQKCLFDYEKDVNLLWVRYKGVLLAIGSLNEGCFNSLRVFNLTP, encoded by the coding sequence ATGAGTAATTATTGGTTAAACCTTTATAAACCAAGAGGTGTAAGTTCTGCTAAACTTGTTAGTATAGTAAAGAAAATACTAGGTAAAGTTAGGATAGGGCATGCCGGTACTTTAGACGTAGAAGCAGAAGGAGTATTGCCGCTTGCGGTCGGTGAAGCTACAAAGCTAATACAGCTACTAATTGATGCTAAAAAAGCCTATATTTTTACTGTAAAATTTGGGGTGCAGACTGATAGCGGTGATTATGCTGGCACCGTAATAGCAACAAAAGATTATATCCCTTCTCAAGAAGAAGCTTATGCCGTATGCTCTAAATTTATCGGTAGCATAACTCAAATACCGCCGACTTTTTCTGCTCTTAAGGTTAACGGCGTAAGAGCCTATAAATTGGCTAGAGCTGGGAAAGAAGTAGAATTAAGGCCAAGAAATATAACTATTTATGATCTAAAATGTTTAAATTTTGACGAGAAAAATGCCACCGCTACCTATAGTGTGGAATGCTCAAAAGGTACTTATATAAGGACTTTAGCAGAAGATTTGGCATTATCCTTGCAAAGTTTAGGATTTGTGATAGAATTACGCCGTACTCAGGTTGGAATATTTAAAGAAGAAAATGCTATTCATATTATTTCACCCGAAGAAATTACAAAAGAATTTCTTGGGACAAAAAGTATAAAGATAGAAGCAATACTGGACGACATCCTGGTTCTTGATGCAACTGACAGCCAAGCACAGCAAATTAAATATGGACAGAAATGCCTGTTTGATTATGAAAAAGATGTTAATCTTTTATGGGTTCGCTATAAAGGCGTTTTGCTTGCAATAGGTAGCTTAAATGAAGGTTGCTTTAATTCTTTACGAGTATTTAATTTAACACCGTAG
- the rpsO gene encoding 30S ribosomal protein S15, with translation MSITQERKQQLIKEYAITGNDTGSSAVQCAILTQRINNLTEHFKSNYKDHTSRRGLLILVGRRRRLLNYIKKNSISEYLDLISKLGIRKIK, from the coding sequence ATGTCGATTACACAAGAACGTAAACAACAATTAATTAAAGAATATGCTATAACGGGAAATGATACTGGTTCAAGCGCGGTGCAATGTGCTATCTTAACTCAAAGAATCAATAATTTAACCGAGCATTTTAAATCTAACTATAAAGATCATACTTCAAGACGTGGATTATTAATTTTAGTCGGACGCCGTCGTAGATTACTTAACTATATTAAAAAGAATAGTATTAGCGAATATTTAGACTTAATAAGTAAGCTAGGAATTAGGAAAATAAAGTAG
- the pnp gene encoding polyribonucleotide nucleotidyltransferase: MYNEITKSVTWNGKILELSTGKIARQAGGAVMVKMGNSVLLCTAVVANKAKEGIGFFPLTINYREMASAAGKIPGGFFKREGKASDREVLVSRLIDRPIRPLFHPSFVNETHVTCSVLSYDPETPVDILAIIGASAALSLSPAPYLEIVAASKVGLINGEFVLNPTLELLKTSQLDLVVAGTADSVMTVESEAHLLSEEQMLEAVKFGFESFQPVVKIIKELAEEAKKPKLEMQDLYPASLKNEIEKLFAKEIEQAFAIKSKQERSANLDLVPEKVLTHFVSDIENRKYSNYQIESALKSIESDILRNEILEKNRRIDGRSTTDIRQIACEIGLLPRTHGSALFTRGETQSLVSATFGTSLDEQIVDNLEGEYKERFMLNYIFPPYSVNEAMPMRAPSRREVGHGKLAWRAINPLLPTKVQFPYSIRVVAETTESNGSSSMATVCGSSLALMYAGVPIKAPVAGIAMGLVKEGKKFAVLSDILGDEDYLGDMDFKVAGTSEGITALQMDIKIRGVDFDIMKVALEQARLGRLHILEQMNKVISKPNSELSKNAPSTTTIKIDKDRIRDIIGPGGKVIKEICETSGAKIDISDDGSVAVYASDKDKVKIALDKIKAIAVEPEIGEIFNGTVMKVLDSGAFINYLGNKDGFVHISEISEERIETVSSVLKQGDIVKVKLIGFDNKGKAKLTIKNADKDKSSNNPKPRNNSKENQESEKRDVGKKRAWNEENNAETAETVTERKYFN, from the coding sequence ATGTATAACGAAATAACTAAGAGTGTTACATGGAACGGGAAAATTCTTGAACTTAGTACAGGTAAAATAGCACGTCAGGCTGGTGGTGCGGTTATGGTAAAAATGGGTAACTCTGTTTTACTATGTACAGCAGTAGTAGCTAACAAAGCAAAAGAAGGTATCGGTTTTTTTCCTTTGACAATTAATTATAGAGAGATGGCATCTGCTGCCGGTAAAATACCTGGTGGTTTTTTTAAGCGCGAAGGAAAAGCGTCAGATAGGGAAGTTTTAGTATCTCGTTTAATAGATAGGCCAATCAGACCGTTATTTCATCCGTCTTTTGTGAATGAAACGCATGTAACTTGCAGTGTTCTTTCATATGATCCTGAAACTCCGGTAGATATACTTGCAATCATTGGTGCATCGGCTGCACTTAGCCTATCCCCCGCTCCTTATCTAGAAATAGTTGCTGCAAGCAAAGTAGGATTGATCAACGGTGAATTTGTTTTAAATCCGACACTTGAATTATTAAAAACAAGTCAACTTGATTTAGTAGTTGCAGGAACAGCGGATTCAGTAATGACAGTTGAATCGGAAGCTCATTTACTTTCTGAAGAACAAATGCTAGAAGCTGTAAAATTTGGCTTTGAGAGCTTCCAGCCGGTAGTAAAGATAATTAAAGAACTAGCAGAAGAAGCTAAAAAACCAAAACTTGAAATGCAAGATTTATATCCTGCCTCATTAAAAAACGAAATTGAAAAGTTATTTGCAAAAGAAATTGAACAAGCTTTTGCGATTAAATCTAAACAAGAACGTAGCGCTAATTTAGATTTAGTACCTGAAAAAGTTCTTACGCATTTTGTAAGCGACATAGAAAATAGAAAATATAGTAATTATCAAATCGAATCGGCTTTAAAATCTATTGAATCAGATATATTACGTAACGAGATTTTAGAAAAAAATAGACGTATCGATGGAAGAAGTACCACGGATATAAGACAAATTGCCTGTGAGATCGGGCTGTTACCCCGCACTCATGGCTCAGCTTTATTTACTAGAGGTGAGACACAAAGCTTAGTTAGTGCTACATTTGGTACTAGCTTAGATGAGCAAATAGTTGACAATTTAGAGGGTGAGTATAAAGAACGCTTTATGCTCAATTATATCTTCCCACCTTACTCCGTAAATGAAGCAATGCCGATGAGAGCACCTAGTCGTCGTGAAGTCGGGCATGGTAAGCTTGCTTGGCGTGCTATTAATCCTTTATTACCTACTAAAGTACAATTTCCTTATTCTATTAGAGTAGTTGCGGAAACTACAGAGTCTAACGGTTCTTCTTCAATGGCAACTGTTTGCGGTAGTTCTCTTGCTTTAATGTATGCCGGCGTACCGATAAAAGCACCAGTTGCGGGTATTGCCATGGGACTTGTTAAGGAAGGCAAAAAATTTGCCGTATTATCGGATATTCTCGGCGATGAAGATTATTTAGGTGATATGGACTTTAAGGTTGCAGGAACTAGCGAAGGGATTACTGCATTACAGATGGATATCAAAATACGAGGTGTGGACTTTGATATAATGAAAGTAGCTTTAGAACAAGCACGGCTTGGTCGTTTGCATATACTTGAGCAAATGAATAAAGTTATCAGTAAACCAAATAGCGAACTAAGTAAAAATGCCCCTTCTACTACTACTATAAAAATAGATAAAGATAGGATTAGAGATATTATAGGACCAGGTGGTAAAGTAATAAAGGAAATTTGCGAAACTAGCGGTGCTAAAATAGATATAAGCGATGACGGCAGCGTTGCTGTTTATGCTTCAGATAAAGACAAAGTAAAAATTGCATTAGATAAAATAAAAGCTATTGCCGTTGAACCTGAAATCGGTGAAATATTTAACGGTACGGTAATGAAGGTCTTAGATTCCGGTGCTTTTATTAATTACTTAGGTAATAAAGATGGTTTTGTTCATATTAGTGAAATTTCAGAAGAAAGAATAGAAACGGTTAGTAGTGTTTTAAAACAAGGCGATATAGTAAAAGTTAAGCTAATAGGTTTTGATAATAAGGGCAAAGCAAAACTAACTATTAAAAATGCTGATAAGGATAAATCTTCAAATAATCCAAAACCAAGAAATAACTCTAAAGAAAACCAAGAGTCTGAAAAACGAGATGTTGGTAAAAAACGAGCTTGGAATGAAGAAAATAATGCTGAAACGGCTGAAACAGTTACAGAACGTAAGTATTTTAATTGA
- a CDS encoding KpsF/GutQ family sugar-phosphate isomerase: protein MTDTNNYRAIAKRVISNEASALEKLSKNIPEDFNEIVEFLLSFKGRVILTGIGKSGYIARKIAASFSSTGMPAFYLHPAEASHGDLGMITKDDLVIMLSNSGETKELFDITAYCKNSSIKIAAMTMNKNSTLAKRSDFLLIIPEYPEASVIGAPTISSLIMLSLGDALMTAVHEKRGFTKDDFKIYHPGGTIGANLTKIKNLMRSGDEIPLVYEDTSFAETVIIMNKKRLGCAIVTDKNKNLLGIITDGDLRRHISDQIHLKIASSIMTKNPTCISSETFAKETLNLMKSKNITNIPIVDDNIITGIIHIHDLLKVGVS from the coding sequence ATGACCGACACAAATAATTATCGCGCCATCGCAAAGAGAGTTATTTCTAATGAAGCGAGTGCTTTAGAAAAATTATCTAAAAATATCCCTGAGGATTTTAATGAGATTGTAGAATTTTTACTATCTTTCAAAGGTCGGGTAATTTTAACTGGCATAGGTAAAAGCGGTTATATTGCAAGAAAAATAGCTGCTAGCTTTTCCTCAACCGGTATGCCTGCTTTCTATTTACACCCGGCAGAAGCAAGTCATGGCGATTTAGGAATGATTACAAAAGATGATCTAGTTATTATGCTTTCTAATTCCGGCGAAACTAAAGAGTTATTTGATATAACCGCATATTGCAAGAACTCTTCCATAAAAATTGCTGCAATGACAATGAATAAAAATTCCACTTTAGCTAAAAGAAGTGATTTTTTATTAATAATACCCGAATATCCGGAAGCTTCTGTAATAGGCGCTCCTACTATATCATCTTTAATAATGTTATCACTCGGCGATGCATTAATGACTGCCGTGCATGAAAAGCGAGGCTTTACCAAAGATGATTTTAAGATTTATCATCCTGGAGGTACAATAGGTGCTAATTTAACAAAAATTAAAAACCTAATGCGTAGCGGTGATGAAATACCTTTAGTATACGAGGATACTTCTTTTGCTGAAACTGTAATCATTATGAATAAAAAACGTTTGGGGTGTGCAATAGTAACAGATAAAAACAAAAATCTACTGGGAATCATAACGGACGGTGATTTACGTCGTCATATCAGCGATCAGATCCACTTAAAAATAGCATCAAGTATTATGACTAAGAATCCTACCTGTATTTCATCCGAAACATTTGCAAAAGAAACTTTAAATTTAATGAAATCTAAAAATATCACTAACATACCGATTGTTGATGATAATATCATTACAGGTATTATTCATATTCATGATTTACTGAAGGTAGGAGTTAGCTAA
- the lptC gene encoding LPS export ABC transporter periplasmic protein LptC → MLSSYKRRKKIWKSVYFLIILGILYMGYILIKSGYANEEGDINVTKKSLKDNKNFDLKYNIILKDSIFEGVNKNLNAYTIKTKQAIKESDNKYKLDIINAIYNVNKDQPLTIHAKEGFLDEESSILDLKNDVKLYFDEVIFNTNDARIDLVNKNIAGNSPATLLYKNSSVTSDSFNTVDENNIIIFKGNVSTIIDLSDY, encoded by the coding sequence ATGCTCTCTTCCTATAAACGGCGAAAAAAAATTTGGAAATCTGTCTATTTTTTAATAATACTTGGAATTTTGTATATGGGATATATACTAATTAAAAGTGGTTATGCTAATGAAGAAGGGGATATTAACGTTACAAAAAAAAGCTTAAAAGATAATAAAAATTTTGATTTAAAATATAATATTATATTGAAAGATTCAATTTTTGAGGGAGTAAATAAAAACTTAAATGCTTATACAATTAAAACTAAGCAAGCTATAAAAGAGTCAGATAACAAATATAAATTAGATATAATAAATGCTATTTATAACGTAAATAAGGACCAACCTCTCACCATACATGCGAAAGAAGGCTTTTTAGACGAAGAATCAAGCATATTAGATTTAAAAAACGATGTAAAACTTTATTTTGATGAGGTCATATTTAACACTAATGATGCACGGATTGATTTAGTAAATAAGAATATAGCCGGTAATTCGCCTGCTACGTTACTTTACAAAAACTCTTCCGTTACTTCGGATAGTTTTAATACTGTGGATGAAAATAATATTATAATTTTTAAAGGCAATGTCTCTACAATCATCGATTTATCGGATTATTAA
- a CDS encoding LptA/OstA family protein, producing the protein MSLQSSIYRIIKLVLMLIISTVIYANDKDISNLHITSDTLIIDRTKQKAEYLGNVVVYFDNAILRTKELYIFYKTICGKRTIDYIVIPTQLTVERKINNELLLADSAEYFFDNKQLILLGNVILQRDDNVLKTNKLIYYINIVRK; encoded by the coding sequence ATGTCTCTACAATCATCGATTTATCGGATTATTAAACTTGTTTTGATGCTCATAATTAGTACTGTAATATATGCTAATGATAAAGATATTTCTAATTTACATATAACTTCTGATACTTTAATTATTGATAGAACCAAACAAAAGGCAGAATATCTTGGAAATGTTGTTGTTTATTTCGATAACGCAATACTTAGAACGAAAGAATTATATATTTTTTATAAAACAATATGTGGAAAGCGAACTATTGATTATATAGTTATTCCTACTCAATTGACTGTAGAGAGAAAAATAAATAATGAATTATTACTTGCAGATTCAGCTGAATATTTTTTCGATAATAAACAACTTATTCTACTTGGTAATGTAATATTACAACGTGACGATAATGTTTTAAAAACTAATAAACTAATCTATTATATAAATATTGTTAGGAAATAA
- the lptB gene encoding LPS export ABC transporter ATP-binding protein, giving the protein MGSLQVKNISKAYKKRNILSDISLNIKQGEIVGLFGPNGAGKTTCFNIIIGLMKPDSGQLLLNDINITNLPIYLRAKLGVGYLLQEPSIFRGLSVEDNIKAVVEISENDKEVIEQKTHNLLEKFSIVHLKDLSAASLSGGERRRLEIARSLAIEPKFIMLDEPLAGIDPLAISDIKNLITYLREFSIGILITDHNVRDTLDIVDRAYVIFEGKVLLEGSAKEIANSKKVKEVYLGESFSL; this is encoded by the coding sequence ATGGGCAGCTTACAAGTTAAAAATATATCAAAAGCATATAAAAAAAGAAATATATTAAGTGATATATCTCTTAATATAAAACAAGGAGAAATAGTCGGTTTATTCGGTCCTAACGGAGCTGGTAAAACAACTTGTTTTAACATTATTATCGGTTTAATGAAGCCGGATTCCGGACAATTACTTTTAAATGATATAAATATTACAAATTTACCTATTTATTTAAGAGCAAAGCTTGGGGTTGGTTATCTTCTTCAAGAACCTTCAATATTTCGCGGATTGTCTGTTGAGGATAACATTAAGGCTGTAGTTGAAATATCTGAAAACGACAAAGAAGTAATTGAACAAAAAACTCATAATTTACTGGAGAAATTTTCGATAGTGCATTTAAAAGATCTTTCTGCCGCTAGTTTATCAGGGGGCGAAAGGCGTAGGCTTGAGATCGCACGTTCACTTGCAATAGAGCCTAAATTTATCATGCTTGATGAACCACTTGCAGGTATTGATCCTCTTGCTATATCCGATATCAAAAACCTAATTACTTATTTACGCGAGTTCAGTATAGGTATTTTAATTACCGATCATAACGTGCGTGACACTTTAGATATAGTTGATCGTGCTTATGTTATTTTTGAAGGTAAAGTATTATTAGAAGGAAGTGCTAAAGAAATAGCAAATAGCAAAAAAGTTAAAGAAGTGTATTTAGGGGAAAGCTTTAGTTTGTAG
- a CDS encoding phosphomannomutase/phosphoglucomutase: MQINKEIFRAYDIRGNSLTDLTKEVAYKIGFCFAGMTITKDNNKTCVGLDGRLSSPILCKALELGLTDAGAEIINLGVVPTPVLYFADKHFMPAGSIMVTGSHNPRDDNGFKVLQNGKSFFGPQIQDLLTRILHDHVIPASSCVIPAKAGIQINTSGCMDSRFRGNDIEYDNNIQSKYLKRILEEINIDPKLKVAWDLGNGATGNIIEALKNNLANKNIIINSKIDGNFPSHHPDPTNPANLQELIKLVKEQNCDLGIAFDGDGDRIGIVSSNGKILFGDQILCIFAEDILKENPNANIIVDVKASQFIVDRIKSFGGNPIIWRTGHPFIKSKMFETKALLAGEMSGHIFFADKYFGFDDAIYAALRFLDLLSRSNKTLDEVIEDLPKSYSTPEIKIFVSSELKLKIIEEIKQKLLDDRIEFNDIDGVRVNTEHGWWLLRSSNTESIIVARAESASKNGLDAVITIINEHLKKYGLLIDY, translated from the coding sequence ATGCAAATTAACAAAGAAATTTTTAGGGCTTATGATATAAGAGGCAATAGCCTTACAGACTTAACGAAAGAAGTAGCTTATAAGATAGGATTTTGTTTTGCCGGGATGACTATAACGAAGGATAACAACAAAACCTGTGTTGGTTTAGACGGTCGGCTTAGTTCCCCTATCCTTTGTAAAGCCTTAGAATTAGGATTAACTGATGCGGGGGCTGAAATCATAAATCTTGGCGTAGTTCCAACGCCGGTTTTATATTTTGCCGATAAACACTTTATGCCTGCCGGTAGTATTATGGTTACTGGATCACACAATCCTCGTGATGATAATGGCTTTAAAGTACTGCAAAACGGCAAATCTTTTTTCGGCCCTCAAATACAGGATTTATTGACGAGGATTTTGCATGATCACGTCATTCCTGCTTCCTCTTGTGTCATTCCCGCGAAAGCGGGAATCCAGATTAATACAAGTGGATGCATGGATTCCCGCTTTCGCGGGAATGACATAGAGTACGACAATAACATACAATCTAAATATCTAAAGCGTATTTTAGAAGAAATAAACATTGACCCAAAATTAAAAGTAGCTTGGGATCTTGGTAACGGAGCAACGGGCAATATTATTGAAGCACTAAAAAATAATTTAGCCAACAAGAATATAATCATAAATAGTAAAATTGACGGAAATTTTCCAAGCCATCATCCTGATCCTACGAATCCTGCTAACTTACAAGAGCTAATTAAATTAGTTAAGGAACAAAATTGCGATCTTGGTATAGCTTTTGACGGTGATGGTGATAGAATCGGCATTGTAAGCTCAAATGGGAAGATATTATTCGGTGATCAAATTTTATGTATTTTTGCTGAGGATATTTTAAAGGAAAATCCAAATGCAAATATAATAGTTGATGTAAAAGCAAGCCAATTTATAGTTGATAGAATTAAGTCATTTGGCGGAAATCCTATAATATGGCGTACCGGTCATCCCTTTATTAAAAGCAAAATGTTTGAGACAAAGGCTTTGCTTGCGGGTGAAATGAGCGGACATATATTTTTTGCTGATAAATATTTTGGTTTTGATGATGCAATTTATGCCGCTCTAAGATTTTTAGATTTACTTAGTAGATCAAATAAAACTCTAGATGAGGTAATAGAAGATTTACCCAAAAGCTATAGTACACCAGAAATTAAAATATTTGTTTCTTCAGAATTAAAGCTAAAAATTATAGAAGAGATAAAACAAAAATTACTTGATGATAGGATAGAATTTAATGATATAGACGGTGTGCGGGTAAATACTGAGCATGGTTGGTGGTTACTGCGTAGCTCTAATACCGAATCTATTATAGTTGCACGGGCTGAATCAGCTAGTAAAAATGGTTTAGATGCGGTAATAACTATAATTAACGAACATCTTAAAAAATACGGATTATTAATTGATTATTAA
- the miaA gene encoding tRNA (adenosine(37)-N6)-dimethylallyltransferase MiaA, producing MTKKDIIILCGPTASGKSYLGHELAKIHNAKIVNIDSMQVYKEIPIITASPIQSYKTEITYHLYNFLSIKEDFSVIKYLKLAAEKIKEITARGKLPILIGGTGLYINSLVFGYNNIPDISLDLREQVRNLHAEIGNIELWNELEKLDPLASSRINQGNTQRLIRAYEIFKQTGKSIFSFQTLPKEQILSDFNFKIIFLNPERKFLYKTCDERLQKIFKEGAIDEIALIKKQFTPQDYLNLKAVGVKEILAYLDGNLALDEALSAAQIRTRRYAKRQVTWFKNQIRDKTTLEYANQEEFAQILNVILAWH from the coding sequence GTGACAAAAAAAGATATAATAATATTATGCGGACCGACTGCCAGCGGGAAGTCTTATTTAGGGCATGAACTTGCTAAAATACATAATGCTAAAATAGTAAATATCGATTCAATGCAGGTTTATAAGGAAATTCCTATTATTACTGCCTCCCCTATTCAATCTTACAAAACTGAAATTACTTACCACTTATATAACTTTCTATCAATTAAAGAAGATTTCTCGGTAATAAAATATCTAAAACTTGCGGCAGAAAAAATAAAAGAAATAACTGCTAGAGGCAAATTACCTATATTAATAGGAGGAACGGGTTTATATATTAATTCTTTAGTTTTTGGCTATAATAATATTCCTGATATATCTTTAGATTTACGAGAACAAGTAAGAAATTTACATGCTGAGATAGGTAATATAGAGCTATGGAATGAATTAGAGAAACTTGACCCGCTCGCTAGTTCTAGAATCAATCAAGGTAATACTCAAAGGTTAATTAGAGCTTATGAAATTTTTAAGCAAACTGGTAAATCTATTTTTTCTTTTCAAACCTTGCCAAAAGAGCAAATCTTATCTGATTTTAATTTCAAAATTATTTTCTTAAACCCTGAGCGAAAATTTCTATATAAAACATGCGATGAGCGTCTACAAAAGATATTCAAAGAAGGAGCAATTGACGAAATAGCTTTAATAAAAAAGCAATTTACACCGCAAGATTATTTGAATTTAAAAGCAGTAGGGGTAAAAGAAATCTTAGCTTATTTAGACGGTAACCTCGCGTTAGACGAGGCTTTAAGTGCAGCTCAAATACGAACTCGCCGGTATGCTAAAAGACAAGTTACTTGGTTTAAAAACCAGATACGGGATAAAACAACATTGGAATACGCTAACCAAGAAGAGTTCGCACAAATATTAAATGTCATTCTAGCATGGCATTGA